Proteins encoded by one window of Gambusia affinis linkage group LG17, SWU_Gaff_1.0, whole genome shotgun sequence:
- the LOC122819740 gene encoding heterogeneous nuclear ribonucleoprotein D0-like, producing MSEDYEFSEDPSMMRMEEDGEGNCDDPMSASGDCGLMGGEADGSKIDASKNEEDEGKMFVGGLSWDTTKKDLKDYFTKFGEVVDCTLKLDPMTGRSRGFGFVLFKNPESVEKVASQKEHKLNGKVIDPKKAKAMKSKEPVKKIFVGGLSPDTPEEKVREYFGAFGEVESIELPMETKTNKRRGFCFITFQEEEPVKMIMEKKYHNIGLSKCEVKVAVSKEQYQQQQYWGGRGGYLSRSRGRGGGPNQSWNPGYGNYWNQGYGNYGNYGNYGYGNQGYGGYGGCDYSGYNNYYGYTDYNNQSGGYGKSPRRGGHTNSYKPY from the exons ATGTCGGAAGATTATGAATTCAGCGAAGACCCGAGCATGATGAGAATGGAGGAGGATGGGGAGGGCAACTGTGACGATCCCATGTCCGCCTCTGGGGACTGTGGCCTGATGGGAGGAGAGGCCGACGGATCGAAGATTGATGCTAGTAAAAATGAGGAAGATGAAGG GAAGATGTTTGTTGGAGGGCTCAGCTGGGACACAACCAAGAAGGACCTGAAGGATTACTTCACAAAGTTCGGGGAGGTGGTGGACTGCACGTTAAAACTGGACCCTATGACCGGGCGCTCACGGGGCTTCGGCTTCGTGCTCTTTAAAAATCCAGAAAGCGTTGAAAAG GTTGCCTCACAAAAGGAACACAAACTCAACGGGAAAGTGATTGATCCCAAAAAAGCAAAGGCCATGAAGAGCAAGGAGCCTGTGAAGAAGATCTTTGTAGGTGGGCTGTCCCCAGACACGCCCGAAGAGAAAGTCAGAGAGTATTTCGGTGCCTTCGGAGAG gtgGAGTCCATCGAGCTTCCCatggaaaccaaaacaaacaagcggCGGGGCTTCTGCTTCATCACCTTCCAGGAGGAGGAACCAGTGAAAATGATCATGGAGAAAAAGTACCACAATATCGGGCTCAGCAAG TGTGAGGTGAAGGTGGCCGTGTCCAAGGAGCAgtaccagcagcagcagtactGGGGAGGCAGAGGAGGGTACTTGTCCAGGTCTCGAGGGAGAGGTGGGG GTCCCAACCAAAGCTGGAACCCGGGTTATGGTAACTACTGGAATCAGGGATATGGGAATTATGGGAATTATGGAAATTATGGTTATGGCAATCAAGGATATGGTGGCTATGGAGGCTGTGATTACTCTGGATACAACAATTATTATGGATATACTGACTACAACA ATCAGTCTGGTGGATATGGGAAGTCACCACGGCGTGGTGGTCACACCAACAGTTACAAACCGTATTAA